One window of the Anomaloglossus baeobatrachus isolate aAnoBae1 chromosome 12, aAnoBae1.hap1, whole genome shotgun sequence genome contains the following:
- the MPZ gene encoding myelin protein P0, which produces MESLSSSRCLLGLVVLSALTLSPILAIEVYTAREIHGTVGSQVHLSCTFWSSEWISDDISVTWHYQPDNSRNTYSIFHYSKGQAHIDDTGIFKDRIEWVGYPRSKDGSIVVHNLEYGDNGTFTCDVKNPPDVVGKSSYVHLLVYDKGPVRAGMVLGIIIGAALGLVIIVALLAYLIRYCWLRRQIRVQRELSALERGKLHKLTRGSKGGRQTPLLSMLDQTRSFKSSDKKPKGMGDSRKK; this is translated from the exons ATGGAATCGCTGAGCTCCTCCCGCTgcctgctgggccttgtagtgctcTCCGCTCTGA CCCTCTCCCCGATCCTCGCCATTGAAGTTTATACGGCCCGCGAGATACACGGCACGGTGGGCTCTCAGGTCCACTTGTCCTGCACGTTCTGGTCCAGTGAATGGATCTCAGATGACATCTCCGTCACCTGGCACTACCAGCCTGACAACAGCAGAAACACCTACTCG ATATTTCACTACTCCAAGGGACAGGCGCACATAGATGACACAGGCATCTTCAAGGATCGGATCGAGTGGGTGGGCTACCCCCGGAGCAAGGACGGCTCCATCGTGGTCCACAACCTGGAATATGGCGACAACGGGACCTTCACCTGCGACGTGAAGAACCCGCCAGATGTGGTGGGGAAGTCGTCCTACGTGCACCTGCTGGTCTACGACAAAG GACCCGTCCGCGCCGGCATGGTGCTCGGGATCATTATCGGGGCCGCTCTGGGGCTGGTGATCATCGTGGCGCTCCTGGCATACCTCATACGTTACTGCTGGCTGAGGAGGCAGATTCGGGTGCAGCGGGAGCTCAG CGCCCTAGAAAGAGGAAAACTCCACAAATTAACCAGAGGCTCAAAAGGTGGCAGACAG ACGCCACTTCTCTCCATGTTAGACCAAACCAGGAGCTTCAAATCCAGCGACAAGAAACCCAAAGGGATGGGCGACTCCCGCAAGAAATAG